The proteins below come from a single Hyphomicrobium denitrificans ATCC 51888 genomic window:
- a CDS encoding rod-binding protein — protein sequence MSAILRTSAADVATWTAGQTVRPAKTAAASTDAATPQADPAAMKKAKEVAQQFEAVYLRQMIDASMPKDSEALFGEGTSGTMWRSMMTDTLATSLSKTGTLGIANMILKSETGRLKDK from the coding sequence ATGTCCGCCATCCTTCGCACCTCGGCCGCTGACGTCGCGACCTGGACAGCCGGGCAAACAGTCCGGCCGGCGAAGACGGCTGCTGCCAGCACGGATGCAGCTACGCCGCAGGCCGACCCTGCGGCGATGAAAAAAGCCAAAGAGGTCGCGCAGCAATTCGAGGCTGTCTATTTGCGCCAGATGATCGACGCGTCGATGCCGAAGGATTCCGAAGCGCTGTTCGGCGAAGGAACGTCGGGCACGATGTGGCGCTCGATGATGACGGACACGCTCGCGACAAGTCTGTCCAAGACGGGCACGCTCGGGATTGCGAACATGATCCTCAAATCTGAAACCGGACGACTTAAGGACAAGTAG
- a CDS encoding chemotaxis protein CheD (catalyzes the conversion of glutamine residues to glutamate on methyl-accepting chemotaxis receptors), producing the protein MTAGLRRDSRVHIIQGEYFVTGDSELMVTTILGSCVAACIRDPLAGVGGVNHFLLPGTSTRTKAGEAERLGVHLMELLVNGLLKAGARRERLEAKLFGGARTVRSHNDIGKHNAEFAERFLRDEGIAYVGGSTGGLQGRRIQYWPVSGRARQSLLSGTVEIERPPVTAPRVVASNAGELELF; encoded by the coding sequence ATGACGGCAGGGTTGAGGCGAGACAGTCGGGTTCACATCATTCAGGGCGAATACTTCGTCACCGGTGACAGCGAACTCATGGTGACGACGATCCTCGGCTCGTGCGTCGCGGCCTGCATTCGCGATCCGCTGGCGGGCGTTGGTGGCGTCAACCATTTCCTTTTGCCGGGAACGAGCACGCGGACGAAGGCGGGCGAGGCGGAACGTCTCGGCGTTCATCTGATGGAGCTGCTTGTGAACGGTTTGCTCAAAGCCGGCGCCCGTCGCGAGCGGCTGGAGGCGAAGCTGTTCGGCGGCGCGCGAACGGTGCGAAGCCACAACGATATCGGCAAGCACAATGCCGAATTCGCCGAGCGCTTTCTGCGCGACGAAGGCATCGCCTACGTCGGCGGTAGCACCGGCGGGCTGCAAGGGCGACGAATACAGTATTGGCCGGTTTCCGGACGCGCGCGGCAGAGTCTGCTCAGCGGCACCGTGGAGATCGAACGTCCGCCTGTTACGGCGCCTCGCGTCGTGGCGAGCAACGCAGGCGAACTCGAACTGTTTTGA
- a CDS encoding response regulator → MPSMQQLSIMVVDDTSVSRALLTDGLDQIGLKSFKVAKDGEEALKMMMTTPCHLVISDFNMPKIDGIQLLRALRQHGPTSKVGFILVTGKGDKALIDEGKKWGLNNFLAKPFTVPALKTCIEAVVGKLT, encoded by the coding sequence ATGCCCTCAATGCAACAACTCTCGATCATGGTCGTTGACGATACGTCCGTCAGCCGCGCGCTGTTGACCGACGGCCTCGATCAAATCGGTCTTAAGTCGTTCAAGGTCGCCAAGGACGGCGAGGAAGCGCTTAAGATGATGATGACGACGCCATGCCACCTCGTCATATCCGATTTCAACATGCCGAAAATCGATGGCATTCAGTTGCTGCGCGCCTTGCGTCAGCATGGTCCGACGAGCAAGGTTGGTTTCATCCTTGTGACGGGTAAGGGCGATAAAGCGCTGATCGACGAAGGCAAAAAGTGGGGCCTGAATAATTTCCTCGCCAAGCCCTTCACCGTCCCCGCATTGAAAACGTGCATCGAGGCTGTTGTCGGAAAGCTGACATGA
- a CDS encoding protein-glutamate methylesterase/protein-glutamine glutaminase: MKRIRVLVVDDSSTMRGLIATALSSDAEIEVVGQAEDPLQARQAIKALNPDVVTLDVEMPNMSGLEFLEKIMRLRPMPVIMVSTLTSRGAEETVRALEIGAVDCIEKPRPGNEHNFEELPFKVKIAAMARVRPLTTESERQKNAIEARSAHGQYASDGRVLAIGASTGGVEALIELLSHFPENCPPTVIAQHMPPSFTKSFANRLNRLCPAQVQEATHGAKLAPGQVFLAPGGSLHLEIAGKGDLRCVMKAGDRVNGHCPSVDVLFESVARSCGSRSVGVILTGMGRDGASGLLSMRKAGARTFGQNESSCIVYGMPKAAFDIGAVEKQLPLDRLAAAIVSETSTIKKH, translated from the coding sequence ATGAAAAGAATAAGAGTTCTCGTAGTTGATGATTCCTCGACGATGCGCGGCTTGATCGCGACGGCACTGTCGTCGGATGCCGAAATCGAAGTCGTCGGACAGGCGGAAGATCCGCTGCAGGCCCGGCAAGCGATCAAGGCGCTGAATCCGGATGTCGTGACGCTCGACGTCGAGATGCCGAATATGAGCGGCCTCGAATTTCTCGAAAAGATCATGCGGCTGCGGCCGATGCCGGTCATCATGGTGTCCACGCTGACGAGCCGTGGTGCCGAGGAAACGGTGCGCGCGCTCGAGATCGGCGCCGTCGACTGCATTGAAAAGCCAAGACCGGGCAACGAACATAATTTTGAGGAGCTGCCGTTCAAGGTCAAGATCGCAGCGATGGCGCGCGTTCGCCCGCTGACGACCGAAAGCGAGCGGCAGAAAAATGCAATCGAAGCCAGATCCGCGCACGGGCAGTACGCTTCCGATGGGCGCGTGCTCGCGATTGGCGCCTCCACGGGCGGCGTCGAAGCGCTGATCGAACTTCTGTCGCATTTTCCTGAAAACTGCCCGCCGACCGTCATCGCGCAGCACATGCCGCCATCGTTTACGAAAAGCTTCGCAAACCGCCTCAATCGTCTGTGCCCGGCGCAGGTGCAGGAAGCGACGCATGGAGCAAAGCTCGCGCCTGGTCAGGTATTCCTGGCGCCGGGCGGATCGCTTCATCTCGAAATTGCCGGCAAGGGTGATTTGCGCTGCGTTATGAAAGCAGGTGACCGAGTCAATGGTCACTGCCCTTCGGTCGACGTTCTGTTTGAATCTGTGGCGCGCTCGTGCGGATCGCGCTCAGTTGGCGTCATACTGACGGGTATGGGCCGCGACGGCGCTTCCGGACTGTTGTCCATGCGCAAAGCAGGCGCCAGAACATTCGGACAGAATGAATCCAGCTGCATCGTGTACGGAATGCCGAAGGCCGCATTCGACATCGGCGCAGTTGAAAAGCAGTTGCCACTCGACCGCCTCGCAGCGGCAATAGTGTCAGAAACGTCAACAATCAAAAAACACTAG
- a CDS encoding CheR family methyltransferase: MTLAVQRAPARAADAPLVTGEFAFAAADFRAIAEIAKAEAGIDLPESKATLVYSRLAKRLRSLGLPNFTEYLDRVHGDEQERGNMIAALTTNVTRFFREPHHFEYLKKNILEPRAAHIRKGGRLRLWSSACSTGQEPYSMALTVLSVFPDARQLDIRILATDLNPNVVAHGKRGLYRNEEVAEVPQALRTKWLEPVAGDADSMRVGEAARALVAFRELNLMGNWPFKGPFDAIFCRNVAIYFDHETQGKIWKRLAGLLADGGDLYIGHSERVSGSAMNILTANGVTSYRKKSDAQR, encoded by the coding sequence ATGACACTGGCAGTTCAGCGCGCGCCGGCGAGAGCCGCGGACGCGCCACTTGTTACGGGCGAGTTTGCGTTTGCTGCAGCTGACTTCCGCGCGATTGCGGAAATCGCCAAGGCCGAGGCCGGCATCGATCTCCCGGAGTCCAAAGCGACGCTCGTTTACTCGCGTCTGGCCAAGCGATTGCGCAGCCTCGGGCTTCCAAACTTCACGGAGTACCTCGATAGGGTCCACGGTGACGAGCAGGAGCGCGGCAACATGATCGCCGCGCTGACAACGAACGTGACGCGCTTTTTCCGTGAACCGCATCATTTCGAGTATCTCAAGAAAAACATTCTCGAGCCGCGCGCCGCCCACATTCGCAAAGGCGGACGCTTGCGACTTTGGTCGTCCGCTTGCTCGACCGGGCAAGAGCCGTACTCGATGGCGCTCACGGTTCTCTCCGTCTTTCCTGACGCGCGGCAACTCGATATCCGGATTCTTGCAACCGATCTCAATCCAAACGTCGTCGCGCATGGCAAGCGCGGTCTCTATCGCAACGAGGAGGTCGCCGAAGTCCCCCAGGCCCTGCGCACGAAATGGCTCGAGCCGGTGGCAGGCGACGCCGACAGCATGCGCGTCGGAGAAGCGGCGCGTGCACTGGTTGCGTTTCGCGAACTCAATCTGATGGGCAACTGGCCGTTCAAAGGGCCGTTCGATGCGATATTTTGTAGAAACGTCGCGATCTACTTCGATCACGAGACGCAGGGAAAAATCTGGAAGCGCCTCGCGGGCCTGCTCGCAGACGGCGGCGACCTCTACATCGGACACTCCGAACGGGTGTCCGGATCTGCAATGAACATCCTGACCGCAAACGGCGTTACGAGTTATCGCAAGAAAAGCGACGCACAGAGATGA
- a CDS encoding chemotaxis protein CheW produces the protein MQENEPAAKAANSEFVAFRVGAQEFCIDIMCVREIRGWTMATPLPHAPDYVRGVINLRGAVLPIVDLAMRFGLGLTESTPRSVIIVVHIHQQIVGLLVDAVSDILTSSADSMQPTPDIASEMAKTFVKGVYAVDGRMISIVALDNVLPIAAKAAA, from the coding sequence GTGCAAGAGAACGAACCAGCAGCCAAAGCTGCAAACAGTGAATTCGTCGCGTTTCGCGTCGGCGCTCAGGAATTCTGCATCGACATTATGTGCGTGCGCGAAATTCGCGGTTGGACGATGGCAACCCCGTTGCCGCACGCACCTGACTACGTCCGCGGCGTGATCAATCTGCGCGGCGCTGTGCTTCCGATCGTCGATCTCGCGATGCGTTTTGGGCTGGGCCTGACGGAATCGACGCCGCGCAGCGTCATCATTGTCGTCCATATTCATCAGCAGATCGTCGGACTGCTCGTTGACGCTGTGTCCGACATTCTGACCTCCTCGGCGGACTCGATGCAGCCGACCCCGGATATCGCGTCCGAAATGGCGAAAACGTTCGTCAAGGGCGTGTACGCGGTAGACGGGCGCATGATCAGCATCGTCGCTCTCGACAATGTATTGCCGATTGCAGCAAAGGCCGCGGCATGA
- a CDS encoding chemotaxis protein CheA, translated as MAAIRQTFFQECEEQLSEMEMGLLAMDEGSTDSETVNAVFRAVHSIKGGAGAFKLTQLVQFAHTFETALDFVRSGKLNPTSEMMKIMLRAADVLADLVEASREGREINEASYETVASDIKSLTLIDGKEEVEEAIDFQPTVIDFGFSGISVEAAPEEEVSSSREYRIGFTPQPELYANANETALVLRELNRLGTMEATCDASALPDLESIDPNGAYFSWSIRLTSDHEIADVREVFEFVEGEAELSIESDGQPEVSDVDIAALLAKALGTPAASEPDAAPESAITAQEIEISPAVAEIIPAPAVAAEAAKPDAKAAAVPTQTTIRVEFDRVDRLINLVGELVINQAMLSQRVIEANFAGSSSVIIGLEELEQLTREIQESVMAIRAQPVKPLFQRMSRIVREVADATSKEVRLKTDGEATEIDKTVVERLAEPLTHMIRNAVDHGIESPEQRLAAGKPAEGLVRLTAAHRSGRIVIEIADDGAGIDRPKVRASAIKKGLIPADAQLTDSEIDNLLFLPGFSTASTISNISGRGVGMDVVKRSIQALGGRISISSRPGLGSTFSMSLPLTLAVLDGMAVSVAGQTLVVPLTAIVETLKPKKTDIHALGAEGRVMSIRNTFVPLIDVGTQLGFREAAAQPENSVAILVETGGGARNALLVDSIQDQRQVVIKSLEANYGTVEGIAAATILGDGRVALILDVDALVTGSFEESVSGELRYGTGG; from the coding sequence ATGGCGGCAATTCGGCAGACCTTTTTTCAGGAGTGCGAAGAACAGCTCTCCGAAATGGAAATGGGCTTGCTGGCGATGGACGAAGGCAGCACCGATTCCGAAACGGTGAATGCGGTGTTTCGCGCGGTGCACTCGATCAAGGGCGGGGCGGGTGCGTTCAAACTGACCCAACTCGTGCAGTTTGCGCATACGTTCGAGACGGCACTCGATTTCGTTCGAAGCGGAAAACTCAACCCGACGTCGGAAATGATGAAAATCATGCTCCGCGCCGCTGACGTTCTTGCCGACCTTGTCGAGGCGTCGCGTGAGGGTAGAGAAATCAATGAAGCGAGCTATGAAACCGTCGCGTCAGACATCAAAAGCCTGACGCTGATCGACGGCAAAGAAGAGGTCGAAGAAGCGATCGACTTCCAGCCGACCGTAATCGATTTTGGATTCTCTGGCATCTCTGTAGAAGCCGCGCCGGAGGAAGAGGTATCGTCCTCGCGCGAATATCGCATCGGCTTCACGCCGCAGCCGGAACTCTACGCCAACGCCAACGAAACGGCCCTCGTCCTCCGCGAGCTGAATCGCCTCGGGACAATGGAGGCAACGTGCGATGCTTCGGCATTGCCCGACCTCGAGAGCATTGATCCGAACGGCGCATATTTTTCCTGGTCGATCCGCCTGACGTCGGACCACGAGATTGCGGACGTTCGCGAAGTTTTCGAGTTCGTCGAGGGCGAAGCCGAGCTTTCGATCGAAAGCGACGGTCAGCCGGAAGTTTCTGATGTCGATATCGCCGCCCTCCTCGCGAAAGCGCTTGGAACCCCGGCGGCCTCGGAGCCGGACGCCGCGCCGGAAAGTGCGATAACAGCGCAGGAAATCGAAATTTCTCCGGCAGTGGCCGAAATAATCCCTGCTCCGGCTGTGGCGGCAGAGGCAGCGAAGCCGGACGCCAAAGCGGCAGCGGTCCCCACGCAGACGACGATCCGGGTTGAGTTCGACCGCGTTGATCGCCTGATCAATCTCGTCGGCGAACTCGTCATCAACCAGGCCATGCTTTCGCAGCGAGTCATTGAGGCGAATTTTGCAGGCTCGTCGTCCGTCATCATTGGGCTCGAAGAACTTGAGCAGCTGACGCGCGAGATTCAGGAAAGCGTGATGGCGATCCGCGCGCAGCCGGTCAAACCGCTGTTCCAGCGCATGTCGCGCATCGTTCGCGAAGTCGCCGACGCAACGAGCAAGGAAGTCCGGCTCAAGACCGACGGCGAAGCGACCGAAATCGACAAGACCGTTGTCGAGCGTCTCGCTGAGCCGTTGACGCATATGATCCGCAATGCGGTTGATCATGGCATCGAATCGCCAGAGCAGCGTCTCGCCGCTGGAAAGCCTGCGGAAGGTTTGGTGCGTCTGACAGCCGCCCATCGCTCGGGTCGTATCGTCATCGAGATTGCTGACGACGGCGCCGGCATCGATCGACCCAAGGTGCGAGCTTCGGCAATCAAGAAGGGGCTTATCCCAGCTGATGCGCAGCTGACGGATAGCGAAATCGACAATCTTCTGTTTCTGCCAGGCTTCTCGACCGCTTCGACGATCTCGAATATTTCCGGCCGCGGCGTCGGCATGGACGTCGTGAAGCGATCTATCCAGGCGCTCGGCGGTCGCATTTCGATTTCGTCGCGTCCCGGCCTGGGTTCGACGTTCTCGATGAGCCTGCCGCTGACGCTTGCGGTGCTCGACGGCATGGCGGTTTCCGTCGCCGGACAGACGCTCGTCGTACCGCTGACCGCGATTGTCGAAACGCTCAAGCCGAAGAAGACGGACATTCACGCGCTCGGCGCCGAAGGCCGCGTCATGTCGATCCGCAATACATTCGTGCCGCTGATCGACGTCGGTACACAGCTCGGATTTCGTGAGGCCGCCGCGCAGCCTGAAAACAGCGTCGCGATCCTCGTTGAAACGGGTGGCGGCGCGCGGAATGCGCTGCTCGTCGATTCGATTCAGGATCAGCGGCAGGTCGTCATCAAAAGTCTTGAAGCAAATTACGGCACAGTCGAAGGCATCGCAGCGGCGACAATTCTCGGCGATGGGCGTGTTGCGCTCATTCTCGATGTCGACGCCTTGGTGACGGGCTCATTTGAGGAATCAGTGTCCGGCGAGCTTCGCTACGGAACGGGAGGTTAA
- a CDS encoding response regulator: MQTILTVDDSRTMRDMLRMALVEAGFNVVQAVDGVDGLDVLQQSTPDVIVTDINMPKMDGFGLIEAVRKDNRYRKVPILVLTTESDAAKKQRAKEAGATGWIVKPFEPTKLIAAIRRVAA; encoded by the coding sequence ATGCAAACGATTCTCACGGTCGACGACTCGCGCACGATGCGCGACATGCTGCGAATGGCGCTTGTTGAAGCCGGTTTTAATGTCGTGCAGGCGGTCGACGGCGTCGACGGTCTCGACGTTCTCCAGCAGTCGACGCCCGACGTCATCGTCACTGATATCAACATGCCGAAGATGGACGGCTTCGGTCTCATCGAAGCGGTGCGTAAGGACAATCGGTACCGGAAGGTTCCGATCCTCGTTCTGACGACGGAAAGCGACGCGGCGAAAAAGCAGCGCGCCAAAGAAGCCGGCGCAACGGGATGGATCGTCAAGCCATTCGAACCGACGAAACTCATCGCCGCCATCCGGCGCGTTGCGGCTTAA
- a CDS encoding STAS domain-containing protein, with protein MPRAKTKSAVPNGGRKKAAAAKGSKAKAGSDTIAVTMDTFELAADEASISTAPPIAQDQPSQPLMLPDCLDSAAAITIKEMLLSQRGNAIAVDASQVRRVGVQSLQVLVAAARSWQRDGLSYRLENPSSEFLETIALVGLPHQELLLEGHQ; from the coding sequence ATGCCTCGCGCAAAAACGAAATCAGCTGTCCCGAACGGTGGACGCAAGAAAGCGGCTGCCGCCAAGGGATCAAAGGCGAAAGCCGGTTCGGACACCATAGCGGTCACGATGGATACCTTCGAACTTGCTGCGGACGAAGCATCAATATCGACGGCGCCACCGATTGCGCAGGATCAGCCGTCGCAGCCGTTGATGCTACCGGATTGTCTCGACTCGGCGGCCGCGATCACGATCAAGGAGATGCTGCTGTCGCAGCGTGGCAACGCCATCGCCGTCGATGCAAGCCAGGTTCGACGCGTGGGCGTGCAGTCGTTGCAGGTGCTCGTCGCCGCCGCACGATCATGGCAGCGCGACGGCCTCAGCTACCGCCTGGAAAACCCAAGCTCCGAATTTCTCGAGACGATCGCGCTCGTTGGACTGCCGCATCAAGAGCTGCTGCTTGAAGGACATCAGTAA